One Dama dama isolate Ldn47 chromosome 18, ASM3311817v1, whole genome shotgun sequence DNA window includes the following coding sequences:
- the SEM1 gene encoding 26S proteasome complex subunit SEM1 gives MSEKKQPVDLGLLEEDDEFEEFPAEDWAGLDEDEDAHVWEDNWDDDNVEDDFSNQLRAELEKHGYKMETS, from the exons ATGTCAGAGAAAAAGCAGCCGGTAGACTTGGGTCTCTTGGAGGAGGACGACGAGTTCGAGGAGTTCCCTGCGGAAG ACTGGGCTGGTTTAGATGAAGATGAAGATGCACATGTCTGGGAGGATAATTGGGATGATGATAACGTAGAGGATGACTTCTCCAATCAGTTAAG AGCTGAACTAGAGAAACATGGTTATAAGATGGAGACCTCATAG